One genomic segment of Panulirus ornatus isolate Po-2019 chromosome 3, ASM3632096v1, whole genome shotgun sequence includes these proteins:
- the LOC139760379 gene encoding uncharacterized protein — protein sequence MDQGFLTSAHHHRPATVMRLADSPVPDVRRRVEEHHHHHHLQHLQRPFMGSESKDTNDVQVLNLHPAGEKIRSGLAGRLAEQRGSVCPKSIDELYWMLPGAVVYEKDSSPG from the exons GGCTTTCTGACCAGCGCGCATCACCATCGCCCTGCCACCGTCATGCGTCTAGCAGACAGTCCAG TGCCAGACGTACGACGACGGGTcgaagaacaccaccaccaccaccaccttcagcacCTACAACGTCCCTTCATGGGATCCGAATCGAAGGACACCAACGACGTGCAGGTCCTGAATCTCCACCCGGCTGGGGAGAAGATCAGGTCTGGCCTGGCGGGACGCTTAGCCGAGCAGAGGGGATCTGTCTGCCCAAAGAGCATAGACGAGCTCTATTGGATGCTGCCTGGGGCAGTCGTATATGAAAAAGACAGCAGTCCCGGATag